The genomic segment TGAATTTGTTGACCGTACATCAGGTTTACTTGAGTGTGAATCAATTAATAAACAGAATTTAATTATTATAAAACAGGAGGTTATCAATTTAAGCAGGGAAATTGACATGGTGGATGAATTTATTGATTATTTTAAATTCTATTCTCTTAAAGACCAGGATGGGCATGAATTGGAAACAGATCAGAAACAGGGGCAGAATTAATGGAATATACATGGATTGCATTTCCAGCAGGTATTTTGATTGCAACAGTTGCCTCAGCAATAGGTATTGGAGGCGGAGTCTTGTGGATGCCTTTTTTGCTGGTTGTCCTTAATATCCGGCCTGATACTGCAGTTTTGACATCTCTTATGATTCAAACTGCCGGAATGGGATCAAGCAGTACTGCATTTTTTATGCAGAAACGCATAGATTTCAGGCTGGCTTTATTGTTTCTTATGGTTGCTCTGCCTGGAATATTTTCAGGAGCATACCTGCTGAAACATATTAAACCATCTCATATGGAAATGATTCTGGGTATCCTGGTTATGACCACAGCTTTTCTTTTTGTCTCTTCAAACCAGAAATATGAGGATATTGGAAAAAACAGGGCAGAGATTAAAACCGCATTCCGCTACTCCTGGGTAACTGTTTTTGCATCTATTATTACCGGCATGTTAAGCATAAGCATGAGCGAGTGGCTCATACCTCTTATGAGAACCAGGTTATCATTAAAAATGAGCAGTGCTATTGCAACCTGTATTTTTATTGCATTTGGAACCTGTATCATTAGTTCGTCCATGCACATTGTTTTAGGGGGGAAAGCCAGCCTTACTGCTGTCTGCTGGGGAGTTCCAGGGGTAATTATAGGCGGACAGATAGGCCCCAGGATTATAAAAAGAATTAATGAAAGAATCTTAAAGGAGGTCTTTATATTTCTTTTAACCCTGGTAGGAATCCATCTTATATATAATGCGTTTTAAAACCCATGTGCCTGCAATATTATTGTGGAGATAAATATGGAACACACCGCTATTTCCTATAATGAATGTTCTCAAATGCTTACTGATATTGAACAAAAGTGTTTTAAACAATTTTTAACAAGTTATTCAGATAATGGCAAATATCTTGTTAAAGAGCATCTTGTATCAGGAGGCATGGGTTCTGTTTTAAAGGTTATGGATCAGAATTTAAAACGGCCCTCAGCCATGAAAATTTTACAGCCTTCTTTGAGAAACAATGAAGCAAATCTTAATAATTTTATTGCTGAAGCCAAAATTACAGGTCTGCTTGAACATCCAAATATAATTCCTGTACATGATCTTGGTTTAAATCCTGATAATGGTATTTTTTTTACCATGAAGCTGGCTCAGGGAGAAGCTCTGATTGATATTTTAAAAAAAATAAAATCAGGAGAACAGGAATATGCTGAAAAATACAATCTGTTTTCTCTGCTGGATATTTTTGTAAAGGTTTGTAATGCTGTTTCCTTTGCCCATTCAAAAGACATAATTCATCAGGATATTAAACCCCATAATATAATGATAGGCCCCTATGGAGAGGTTTTGTTAATGGACTGGGGTATTGGCAGGTTTATCGGAGACCCTGAAAAGGAGCAGGACCCTTTTAAAAAAGAGATACTTAAAGAGATTCAATTCCTTTCAAAGGAAACAAAAGGCAAGATTGTTGGAACTCCTTCATATATGGCTCCTGAACAAATCAGGGGCGATCCTTTGCTGGTGGATAAATTGACTGATATTTTCCTTCTGGGTGCAACATTGTATCATATTACAGCACTGGAATATCCTTATCATGGAAAGGATTCCTATGAAACCCTGTGCAAGGCAGCAAGGGGCAACCCTGTGCCTCCTGAAAAACGGAATCCGTCCAGGCAGATTCCTTTTGAATTATCCAGGATAATTCAAAAGGCCATGTCAATATGGAAAGAAGAACGGTACCAGAGTGTGGAAGAGATGAAAGAAGATATTGAAGCTCTTTGTTCTGGTAAATGGTTTCAATATCAGAAAAAAAAATTTAAACCAGGCTCTGTTTTGATAAAAGAAAATGAAGCTGGAGATGAAGCATATCTTATTTTAAACGGCAGGGTCAGAATTTTTAAAGAGGTTAATAATCAAAAAATAGAGCTGGGTATCCACTCCCAGGGGGATATTGTTGGTGAAATGGCTTTGGTGAATAATAAAAAACGGTCTGCTAGTGTTGAGGCTCTGGAGGAAACAGAAGTGGCTGTGCTTAACAGTGAAATTCTTTTGCAGAATTTAAAAAACATGCCTCCGTATATGGAAAAAATTCTATTATCAATAAGCAGCCGTTTAAGGGATGCAAATAACAGGATTCACCCAAACTTAAATAAAGACTGTACCTATTTGGTATTAAAACAGATCCGGCTCTTATATTCCGATCCTGCAAGACCTAAGGGATTTTTACCGTTAGAGGCTTCTGTTAAAGAAATAGCAGGGGATCTTGGATTATCAAAAAAAAGAATCATAAAAGCATTGTCAACTGCTGTTAGAGCAGGAGTAATTATTTGTAAAAATAATAAAATAATGATTCCTGATATGGATGAATTAATCAATTTTACAGAATTAACCAGGATATGCAGTAATCAGGATATGCAATGTGTATAATCCTTAGACCAGGGTTTCTTTTTTGATGATAATATTTGAAAGTACTCCAGAATGATTGTTAAAATCTTGTAAAGGAAGTTTTATCTGTTCTGCAGGAGGCGCAGCAGGCAGCCTGCAGTTTGAAAATATAAGTTTAAGCTGGATCAATATTCGTCCGCTGAAAAAGGTTTTCCGTCTGGGAAAATTAAATGTAAGTTGTTCTGCCATGGAGTTAAAATTATTTTTCCTCTATTAACCAGCCAGGCCCGCAGATTATTTTTTACCGTCTTTATCA from the Desulfonema limicola genome contains:
- a CDS encoding sulfite exporter TauE/SafE family protein produces the protein MEYTWIAFPAGILIATVASAIGIGGGVLWMPFLLVVLNIRPDTAVLTSLMIQTAGMGSSSTAFFMQKRIDFRLALLFLMVALPGIFSGAYLLKHIKPSHMEMILGILVMTTAFLFVSSNQKYEDIGKNRAEIKTAFRYSWVTVFASIITGMLSISMSEWLIPLMRTRLSLKMSSAIATCIFIAFGTCIISSSMHIVLGGKASLTAVCWGVPGVIIGGQIGPRIIKRINERILKEVFIFLLTLVGIHLIYNAF
- a CDS encoding protein kinase domain-containing protein gives rise to the protein MEHTAISYNECSQMLTDIEQKCFKQFLTSYSDNGKYLVKEHLVSGGMGSVLKVMDQNLKRPSAMKILQPSLRNNEANLNNFIAEAKITGLLEHPNIIPVHDLGLNPDNGIFFTMKLAQGEALIDILKKIKSGEQEYAEKYNLFSLLDIFVKVCNAVSFAHSKDIIHQDIKPHNIMIGPYGEVLLMDWGIGRFIGDPEKEQDPFKKEILKEIQFLSKETKGKIVGTPSYMAPEQIRGDPLLVDKLTDIFLLGATLYHITALEYPYHGKDSYETLCKAARGNPVPPEKRNPSRQIPFELSRIIQKAMSIWKEERYQSVEEMKEDIEALCSGKWFQYQKKKFKPGSVLIKENEAGDEAYLILNGRVRIFKEVNNQKIELGIHSQGDIVGEMALVNNKKRSASVEALEETEVAVLNSEILLQNLKNMPPYMEKILLSISSRLRDANNRIHPNLNKDCTYLVLKQIRLLYSDPARPKGFLPLEASVKEIAGDLGLSKKRIIKALSTAVRAGVIICKNNKIMIPDMDELINFTELTRICSNQDMQCV